The Salvia splendens isolate huo1 chromosome 21, SspV2, whole genome shotgun sequence genome includes a window with the following:
- the LOC121783514 gene encoding membrane metalloprotease ARASP, chloroplastic-like has product MIANLSLSPHQFARFSTSRIPISDFPPKSKTPNLFKPLSSSPCSIIHRDSPILFRSRGLRDAARKKFRTCAIGGLDFGAFESAQSVLEAAAVLTAIIVVHESGHFFAAYLQGIHVSKFAVGFGPILAKFNSKNVEYSLRAIPLGGFVAFPDNDPDSDIPADDVNLLKNRPIFDRVVVISAGVIANIVFAYVIIFAQVLFVGLPVQESFPGVLVPEVRPFSAASRDGLLPGDVILGLNDVELSRTGPNLVSEVVDVIRNSPNRKVVFKIGRGGENVKINITPDKNVDGTGRIGVQLSPNVKLTKVKPRDLFEVFRFSGREFWGLSSNVLDSLKQTFMNFSQSASKVSGPVAIIAVGAEVAKSNTDGLYQFAAILNLNLAVINILPLPALDGGSLTFLLIEAARGGRKLPFELEQRIMSSGIMLVIVLGVFLLVRDTLNLDIIKDLL; this is encoded by the coding sequence ATGATTGCAAATCTCTCTTTATCCCCTCACCAATTCGCCAGATTCAGCACCTCACGAATACCCATTTCCGATTTTCCCCCCAAATCCAAAACCCCTAATTTATTCAAACCTCTATCTTCTTCGCCATGCTCAATAATTCACAGAGATAGTCCGATTCTCTTCAGGAGCAGAGGATTACGAGATGCTGCAAGGAAAAAGTTTCGAACTTGCGCGATTGGCGGGCTTGATTTTGGTGCGTTCGAGAGCGCTCAATCAGTTCTCGAAGCAGCTGCGGTTTTGACTGCAATCATCGTAGTTCACGAAAGCGGCCATTTCTTCGCAGCTTATCTTCAGGGGATTCATGTGAGTAAATTTGCAGTTGGTTTTGGTCCGATTTTAGCTAAATTCAATTCCAAAAATGTTGAGTATTCACTTAGGGCTATCCCTCTCGGTGGATTTGTTGCGTTTCCTGATAATGATCCCGATAGCGATATCCCTGCCGATGATGTGAATTTGCTGAAAAATAGGCCGATTTTCGACAGGGTTGTTGTGATTTCTGCTGGTGTGATTGCCAacattgtgtttgcttatgTTATCATCTTTGCACAAGTACTGTTTGTTGGATTGCCTGTGCAAGAATCGTTCCCCGGTGTGCTTGTGCCGGAGGTGAGGCCGTTTTCGGCCGCCTCAAGAGACGGTTTGTTGCCCGGTGATGTGATTTTAGGCCTAAATGATGTTGAGCTTTCAAGAACCGGTCCTAATTTGGTTTCTGAGGTAGTTGACGTGATTAGGAATAGCCCGAATAGGAAGGTAGTGTTCAAAATTGGAAGGGGGGGTGAGAATGTGAAGATCAATATCACCCCGGATAAGAATGTGGATGGCACCGGGAGGATTGGAGTTCAGTTATCGCCTAATGTGAAGCTCACAAAGGTTAAACCGAGGGATCTGTTTGAGGTGTTCCGTTTCTCTGGCCGTGAGTTTTGGGGTTTGTCATCTAATGTGTTGGACAGTTTGAAGCAGACATTCATGAATTTCTCCCAGTCTGCTAGTAAGGTTTCTGGGCCCGTTGCCATTATAGCCGTTGGTGCAGAAGTTGCAAAGTCAAACACTGATGGCCTTTACCAATTCGCGGCTATTTTGAATCTGAATCTCGCTGTGATAAACATTCTGCCTCTGCCTGCTTTGGATGGTGGATCGTTGACATTCCTCCTGATAGAAGCAGCTAGAGGCGGGAGGAAGCTCCCGTTTGAGTTGGAGCAGCGGATCATGTCATCTGGGATTATGCTGGTTATAGTCCTCGGGGTTTTCCTTCTTGTTCGTGACACGTTAAACCTGGACATCATCAAAGATTTGTTATGA
- the LOC121784118 gene encoding glycine-rich cell wall structural protein 1-like, with translation MGFSHKWTCVTALLLILVLNLSVEILGDGKLGKEGWRDDCRYSRRGCYGRGRGWGGRGGGRGGYGGRPGGGHGGHGGGVGGGGGFGGGGGAGGGGGLGGGGGGGGLGGGAGGGGGGLGGGGGRGGLGGGSGSGGGFGGGAGGGTGGGGGLGGGGGGGKGGGGGVGGGSGSGGGFGAGGGIGGGAGGGGGLGGGGGGGKGGGGGIGGGSGSGGGFGAGGGVGGGGGGGVGGGAGGVGGGGGGGGGGGGGGGGLGGGSGHGGGFGAGGGVGAGGAGGGGGGGGGGGGGGGGGGLGGGSGHGGGFGGGAGGGLGGGSGGGIGGGGGGGHGGGVGVGIGIGIGVGVGGGSGTGVGVGSGSGGKGGP, from the exons ATGGGGTTTTCTCATAAATGGACGTGTGTAACGGCACTTCTCCTTATCTTGGTGTTGAATTTGAGTGTAGAGATTCTTGGTGATGGGAAACTTGGTAAGGAGGGTTGGAGAGATGATTGTAGGTATAGCCGGCGTGGCTGCTATGGTCGTGGCCGCGGTTGGGGTGGACGGGGAGGAGGTCGGGGAGGTTATGGTGGCCGTCCTGGTGGAGGACATGGTGGACATGGTGGTGGTGTAGGAGGAGGTGGAggctttggtggtggtggtggagcgGGAGGAGGTGGCGGACTtggcggtggtggcggtggtggcggtTTGGGTGGTGGAGCAGGAG GAGGAGGTGGCGGActtggaggtggaggtggaagAGGAGGACTAGGTGGTGGCTCCGGCTCGGGTGGAGGATTTGGAGGTGGAGCTGGTGGGGGCACTGGCGGAGGTGGAGGTCTTGGgggaggtggaggaggaggaaaaggtggtggaggcggggtTGGAGGTGGTTCTGGCTCGGGTGGAGGATTTGGAGCAGGTGGTGGGATTGGTGGGGGTGCAGGGGGAGGTGGTGGTcttggaggaggtggtggaggaggaaaAGGTGGCGGGGGCGGGATTGGAGGTGGTTCTGGCTCGGGTGGAGGATTTGGAGCAGGTGGTGGagttggtggaggtggag GAGGTGGTGTTGGAGGTGGCGCGGGTGGAGTTGGcggagggggaggaggaggcGGTGGGGGTGGAGGCGGAGGTGGTGGTCTAGGGGGAGGATCTGGCCATGGTGGTGGATTTGGTGCTGGTGGGGGTGTTGGTGCCGGAGGCGCTGGgggcggtggaggtggaggtggaggaggaggaggaggtggtggcggCGGAGGTTTAGGTGGTGGTTCAGGACATGGTGGTGGGTTCGGTGGTGGTGCTGGTGGAGGATTAGGAGGAGGATCTGGTGGCGGCATAGGaggtggtggcggtggagggCACGGTGGAGGAGTTGGTGTTGGTATCGGCATTGGGATTGGTGTAGGTGTTGGAGGTGGTTCCGGCACGGGCGTTGGAGTTGGAAGCGGCTCCGGCGGCAAAGGCGGCCCATGA